The proteins below come from a single Streptomyces sp. SCSIO 75703 genomic window:
- a CDS encoding ABC transporter ATP-binding protein, producing MNDHDNELRVRGLSKSYGPEAPVLRGVDLTVPGGALAAVLGPSGCGKTTLLRIVAGFLDADAGSVTVGGRTLTAPGVRLPPESRRVGIVPQEGALFPHLSVARNVAFGLSGSGRDERRRRTEEMLALVGLAGYGDRMPHELSGGQQQRVALARALAPRPALVLLDEPFNALDSALRTGVRADVRAALRATGATALLVTHDQQEALSTADLVAVVRQGRVAQCDTPQELYRRPADPWVAGFVGDAVLLPGTVRSDGSTASTPVGPVALASQPHGRNTGTVVLRPEQLRLTEASTTGAVRGTVTNVCFNGHDAKVTVAVRGLTAPVDVRVAGPVTVVPGQETALRVTGEATLHE from the coding sequence ATGAACGACCACGACAACGAACTCCGCGTCCGGGGACTGTCCAAGTCCTACGGCCCCGAAGCCCCCGTCCTGCGGGGAGTGGACCTCACGGTGCCGGGTGGCGCCCTGGCCGCCGTGCTCGGGCCCTCCGGCTGTGGCAAGACCACCCTGCTGCGCATCGTCGCCGGGTTCCTGGACGCCGACGCGGGATCGGTCACCGTGGGCGGCCGCACCCTCACGGCGCCCGGTGTCCGGCTGCCGCCCGAGAGCCGCCGCGTCGGCATCGTGCCGCAGGAGGGAGCCCTCTTCCCGCACCTGAGTGTGGCCCGCAACGTCGCTTTCGGCCTGTCCGGGTCCGGCCGGGACGAGCGCCGCCGCCGTACGGAGGAGATGCTCGCGCTCGTGGGTCTCGCCGGCTACGGCGACCGCATGCCGCACGAACTCTCCGGCGGGCAGCAGCAACGCGTCGCCCTGGCACGGGCCCTCGCCCCGCGTCCGGCTCTCGTCCTGCTCGACGAGCCCTTCAACGCCCTCGACAGCGCCCTGCGCACCGGAGTGCGCGCCGACGTACGGGCCGCCTTGCGCGCCACCGGGGCCACGGCCCTGCTGGTCACGCACGATCAGCAGGAAGCCCTCTCGACGGCGGACCTGGTGGCTGTCGTACGGCAGGGCCGCGTCGCCCAGTGCGACACCCCTCAGGAGCTCTACCGCCGCCCGGCCGACCCCTGGGTCGCCGGTTTCGTCGGCGATGCGGTCCTCCTCCCGGGAACGGTCCGGAGCGACGGTTCCACGGCCAGCACCCCCGTGGGCCCCGTGGCACTGGCCTCGCAGCCGCACGGCCGGAACACCGGCACGGTGGTGCTCCGCCCCGAGCAGTTGCGGCTGACCGAAGCGAGCACCACCGGCGCGGTACGGGGCACCGTCACGAACGTGTGCTTCAACGGCCACGACGCCAAGGTGACCGTCGCCGTGCGGGGCCTCACGGCGCCGGTCGACGTCCGTGTCGCGGGCCCGGTGACGGTGGTTCCGGGCCAGGAGACCGCCCTCCGGGTGACCGGCGAGGCGACCCTTCACGAGTAG
- a CDS encoding alcohol dehydrogenase catalytic domain-containing protein, with product MADLLRRCAVTTVEPASTAAPEAAGAPVAPRRTMRAACTVARETIRFEERPVPVPAAGEALIRVETVTLCGTDLHIWEDDYATELPMVQGHEFSGVIEQLPEPHPTLAVGDRVAVSPVLACGRCHACSIGRENACARMSVYGCYDVEGALTELMAIPVTKLFRVPDGLPAPLASLCEPAGIAMQAVNRGRPVAGEKALVLGSGPIGLLCTLYLTSLGVEVTAADTVPERCAFAREFGAVDTLLIDPAVPFPDPHQAERMAAWTGGHGPSLVFEATGVPSSLNNALRAVATAGRVVAVGISDREVTFSMRTLPVKDIDLIGSRNSQDLIGEAAELLSRHRRQAETLITHRFAFDRVGEAFETMRSRTETVGKVAVDMPGAAR from the coding sequence ATGGCAGATCTTCTTCGGCGGTGTGCGGTGACCACCGTCGAGCCCGCGTCCACGGCCGCCCCGGAGGCCGCCGGCGCCCCCGTCGCCCCGCGACGCACCATGCGGGCCGCCTGCACGGTCGCCAGGGAGACGATCCGCTTCGAGGAGCGCCCCGTACCCGTCCCCGCGGCGGGAGAGGCACTGATTCGCGTCGAGACGGTCACCCTCTGCGGCACCGACCTGCACATCTGGGAGGACGACTACGCCACCGAACTGCCCATGGTGCAGGGGCACGAGTTCAGCGGCGTGATCGAGCAACTCCCCGAGCCGCACCCCACCCTGGCGGTCGGCGACCGGGTCGCCGTCTCCCCGGTGCTCGCCTGCGGCCGCTGCCACGCCTGCTCCATAGGCCGTGAGAACGCCTGCGCACGGATGTCCGTGTACGGCTGCTACGACGTGGAGGGCGCCCTCACCGAGCTGATGGCCATCCCCGTCACCAAGCTCTTCCGGGTCCCCGACGGCTTGCCCGCCCCTCTCGCCTCGCTGTGCGAACCGGCCGGCATCGCGATGCAGGCCGTCAACCGGGGCCGCCCCGTCGCGGGGGAGAAGGCCCTGGTCCTCGGCAGCGGCCCGATCGGACTGCTGTGCACCCTGTACCTGACCTCGCTCGGCGTCGAGGTGACGGCCGCCGACACCGTGCCGGAACGCTGCGCCTTCGCCCGCGAGTTCGGGGCGGTGGACACCCTGCTGATCGACCCCGCCGTGCCGTTCCCCGACCCGCACCAGGCCGAGCGGATGGCCGCCTGGACCGGCGGACACGGGCCGTCGCTGGTCTTCGAGGCCACCGGTGTGCCGAGTTCGCTGAACAACGCCCTGCGAGCGGTGGCCACCGCGGGCCGCGTGGTCGCCGTCGGCATCTCCGACCGTGAGGTCACCTTCTCCATGCGCACCCTGCCGGTGAAGGACATCGACCTGATCGGGAGCCGCAACAGCCAGGACCTGATCGGCGAGGCCGCCGAACTGCTCTCCCGGCACAGACGGCAGGCCGAGACGCTGATCACCCACCGCTTCGCGTTCGACCGCGTCGGTGAGGCCTTCGAGACGATGCGCTCGCGCACCGAAACGGTCGGCAAGGTCGCCGTCGACATGCCGGGAGCCGCCCGGTGA
- a CDS encoding YciI family protein produces the protein MATFAVTYLYAEDSARARDEHRPEHKDFLEGEYHAGRLRVSGPLGPDGVPGALLVFEAGSAGELAARLDQDPFHREGLIAERTIRAWQIFFGGVR, from the coding sequence GTGGCCACCTTCGCAGTCACCTACCTGTACGCCGAGGACTCGGCCCGTGCCCGGGACGAGCACCGGCCCGAGCACAAGGACTTCCTGGAGGGCGAGTACCACGCCGGCCGCCTGCGCGTCTCCGGACCGCTCGGCCCGGACGGCGTGCCCGGCGCCCTGCTGGTCTTCGAGGCCGGTTCGGCGGGCGAACTCGCCGCCCGGCTCGACCAGGACCCCTTCCACCGTGAGGGGCTGATCGCCGAGCGCACCATCCGCGCATGGCAGATCTTCTTCGGCGGTGTGCGGTGA
- a CDS encoding FAD-dependent oxidoreductase, with protein MITTPLADLRDHYDVTVIGSGAAGLVAAARAADAGLSVLVLEKTARLGGTSAAGGGVMWAPCNPLMEKAGYPDSGEAAARYLRAVTEDRMTDAEIDWYVTTSAAAVRYLDERTEVRLTPLARPDYHPDRAGAATGRGLDNDPFDPAPHPGLAEALRPPTYFPLISMNERDALQGAPVDPELLAERRRSGVRTMGGALVGRLVVTVLGRGVTLAASARVTGLERGDAGWTVTVGDDTARLTAGRVVLASGGFEWNPRLRDAYLPFPVTPISPPGNEGDGLLLGLTAGAAVGDMTAVWGVPVITAPTQRYDGRPSGRMGNVELTLPGSVTVNAQGRRFVNEATNYHDLNRVFGNADPRGGRRANTPAWLVFDRSYLDKYAVAGSTPGLPEEWMVTADSPAGLARACGIDPAGLERTLQRFNADARNGVDTEFGRGSSEQDRHLGDPANTPNPCLAPVEKAPFYAVRVHAGVLGTAGGLRTDLDGRVLDGHGQPIEGLYAAGNCSATVFHDAYPGGGATLGSAITRGFAVGEHLAATVPVTA; from the coding sequence GTGATCACCACCCCGCTCGCGGACCTGCGCGACCACTACGACGTCACCGTGATCGGCAGCGGCGCGGCCGGCCTGGTGGCGGCCGCGCGCGCGGCCGACGCGGGCCTGTCCGTGCTCGTTCTGGAGAAGACCGCACGGCTGGGCGGCACCTCGGCGGCCGGCGGCGGCGTCATGTGGGCACCGTGCAACCCCCTGATGGAGAAGGCCGGTTACCCCGACAGCGGGGAAGCGGCGGCGCGCTACCTGCGGGCCGTCACCGAGGACCGGATGACCGACGCCGAGATCGACTGGTACGTCACCACCTCGGCCGCCGCCGTCCGCTACCTCGACGAGCGCACGGAGGTCCGCCTCACCCCGCTCGCCCGCCCCGACTACCACCCGGACCGGGCCGGCGCGGCCACCGGACGCGGTCTCGACAACGACCCGTTCGACCCGGCCCCGCACCCGGGGCTCGCCGAGGCCCTGCGGCCACCGACGTACTTCCCCCTGATCAGCATGAACGAGCGGGACGCCCTCCAAGGCGCCCCCGTCGACCCGGAACTGCTCGCCGAGCGCCGGCGCTCCGGCGTCCGCACCATGGGCGGCGCCCTCGTGGGACGGCTCGTGGTCACGGTCCTCGGACGCGGCGTGACCCTCGCCGCCTCGGCCCGGGTCACCGGACTGGAACGCGGCGATGCGGGGTGGACGGTGACGGTGGGCGACGACACGGCGCGGCTGACGGCCGGCCGCGTCGTCCTCGCCTCCGGCGGCTTCGAGTGGAACCCGCGGCTGCGCGACGCCTACCTGCCGTTCCCGGTCACCCCGATCAGCCCGCCCGGGAACGAGGGCGACGGTCTGCTGCTGGGACTGACCGCGGGGGCCGCGGTCGGGGACATGACCGCCGTGTGGGGCGTCCCCGTGATCACCGCTCCCACGCAGCGGTACGACGGCCGTCCGTCGGGCCGCATGGGCAACGTGGAGCTGACCCTGCCCGGCTCCGTCACGGTCAACGCCCAGGGCCGGCGGTTCGTCAACGAGGCCACCAACTACCACGACCTCAACCGGGTCTTCGGCAACGCCGATCCGCGCGGTGGCCGACGTGCCAACACCCCGGCATGGCTCGTCTTCGACCGCTCGTACCTGGACAAGTACGCGGTCGCGGGCTCCACTCCGGGACTGCCCGAGGAGTGGATGGTCACCGCCGACAGCCCCGCCGGCCTCGCCCGCGCCTGCGGTATCGACCCGGCCGGACTGGAGCGGACCCTCCAGCGTTTCAACGCGGACGCCCGTAACGGCGTCGACACCGAGTTCGGGCGAGGCTCCAGCGAGCAGGACCGCCATCTGGGCGACCCGGCCAACACCCCCAACCCGTGTCTGGCGCCGGTGGAGAAGGCACCCTTCTACGCCGTACGCGTGCACGCCGGAGTGCTGGGCACCGCGGGTGGCCTGCGGACCGACCTCGACGGGCGGGTCCTGGACGGCCACGGACAGCCGATCGAGGGGCTGTACGCGGCCGGGAACTGCTCGGCGACGGTCTTCCACGACGCCTACCCCGGAGGGGGAGCCACCCTCGGTTCGGCCATCACCCGGGGCTTCGCCGTCGGCGAGCACCTGGCCGCCACCGTGCCCGTCACCGCGTGA